Proteins encoded together in one Coffea arabica cultivar ET-39 chromosome 2c, Coffea Arabica ET-39 HiFi, whole genome shotgun sequence window:
- the LOC113725037 gene encoding transmembrane ascorbate ferrireductase 1, with the protein MAIGIKAVPFAVVAQVLGVAGIIMVLIWNISFRGGLAWESANKSLIFNIHPVLMLLGLIVIGGEAIITYKTLPLRKELKKLIHLVLHAIALILGIIGIYTAFKFHNESNIVNLYSLHSWLGIGIIVLYGIQWIYGFLVFFYPGGSSEIRQGSLPWHVVFGLFVYILAVGNASLGYLEKLTFLENSGLEKYGAEAFLVNFTALVTILFGTFVVLTVFSKPVAEDEYSYSAIN; encoded by the exons ATGGCGATTGGGATAAAGGCGGTGCCTTTTGCTGTGGTAGCCCAAGTTCTCGGGGTTGCGGGGATTATTATGGTGCTGATATGGAACATAAGCTTCAGGGGTGGATTAGCTTGGGAATCCGCCAACAAGAGTCTCATCTTCAAT ATTCATCCTGTTCTCATGCTCCTTGGCTTGATTGTAATTGGGGGTGAAG CCATTATTACTTATAAAACTCTTCCCTTGAGGAAGGAACTGAAGAAATTGATACATCTAGTCTTGCATGCTATTGCCCTCATACTTGGTATCATCGGGATATACACGGCATTCAAGTTTCATAACGAGAGCAATATTGTCAATTTGTATAGTTTACATTCTTGGCTTGGAATTGGGATTATTGTTCTCTATGGCATCCAG TGGATTTATGGTTTCCTGGTGTTCTTCTACCCCGGTGGCTCATCAGAAATCAGGCAAGGGTCACTTCCATGGCACGTGGTGTTTGGGCTGTTTGTGTACATCTTGGCAGTTGGGAATGCCTCACTAGGGTACCTTGAGAAGCTTACATTCCTTGAGAACTCAGGCCTAGAGAAATATGGGGCTGAAGCATTCCTGGTCAACTTCACGGCCCTTGTCACGATATTGTTTGGGACCTTCGTTGTCTTGACCGTCTTCTCTAAGCCTGTTGCAGAGGATGAATATAGCTACTCGGCCATAAACTAG